GACGAGCAGAAACACATGGACAGATTTTGGAAGCAGGATGCGGTTGTAGCAGCCTTTCGCACATTTGCAACTAAGTTCAACTGTCATGTTACCCTCGTCATTCACCCTAGGAAGGAAAGGGACGCAGACGACCTTACCACATCATCCATTTTTGGTGGTGCTAAGGCTAGCCAAGAGGCTGACAATATTCTCATAATACAGGACAAGAGACTCACCAGTGtacgagggaaaaaatatttacaggtAATTGACTTTTTAATACATGCACAACAGTTTCTACATTGTATTGTGCACTTTTTAGGTAGCTAAAAACCGATACAGCGGTGACTTAGGAGTGATGATGATGGACTTTGACAAGGCAAGCTTGAGTTATGCACCAAAAAGAAAGTCAAAGACGGAGGCGGACCAGGTGGCTGCAGCATCTGATCGGGAAGACTCTAATGCTAGTTGATGAACCTTCCTCTTCTCTTCGGTGATctgaacaaaaaatcaaaaaacaaaagactATCATCATTGGTTTCTTGTTAGTATAGTTAGAATTTTTGTTACTTGACAATTAGTGCGCAatcgaagagaaagaaaaaaaaatcagataatTGAACAAATTGAATAGAATAAAAGTTGAAGAATTGCGACGACCAATCCGACGGTTGAACGTCGAATTCCTATTGCTCCGGTCATCTTGGAAACCCATTCGTTAGTAAACTCTGCATTATCGACAGAGCGAGGGCGTGTGTAATTACGCGTAAAGACAGTGAACTCGATTCTCGGATCTCGCACTTCTCGCAGCACGCATTATTATGCGTCTGGCGGCGTAATCATACATCACAATCACATCACCCTACGCGCCTGACTGCTACGGCAAATCAGTGAGCGCACTCATTtcgtttgttttgttttattctagTCTCGTCTTCCTGTTAAATTTCTATCTAGCGGAGCTCAATTCTGGTGCTCGCGGGCTCGCGCCTCGCCTCGGGAGTTCTGTGCCTCGGTGAAAATCGAGCGTATATCATTGCCGTAACACACCTCGCGCTTCCTTTCTGCATATTTACAGTCAGCTTCGCACCTATTTTTTATGCAGTTTTATTTATCACGCCGTGAAATGAAGTGCGGCAGTTCCTCAAGTCTCGTTGCCGTATTTACAGCCGTTTGGGCTTGCGCCACCGGCGTTTTAACCGACACGAGGAGCCAAAAACAGCCCACCGTTCTCATCGCTACTTTGGTACGCAACAAGGCTCATACGCTGCCCTACTTTCTGACTCTCATTGAAAACCTGGACTATCCGAAAGACCGGATATCACTGTGGTGAGTAGCCTGCATGATAATCAAATTAATCCTCAATTGAACGTGCTTACCGTGTCCACGATTTTCTCGTGTTACGTCAATTATTTACGGACTCCGTTGTCAATCATAGCTTCGGTTGATACGGTATTCATACAATTCCCGAAGTCCGAACTACTTCGTTTCTGCGGTATTCACTGGGCTAACGAGTTAATTACGTCACAATTATTCACCGCGTCCCGGTCACAATAATCAACTGTCACCGATGCCTCGCTCGGCGAAATAACTGAGAACGTGCGTATTTGACGTAGCCTGCACGTATCCACACGAGCGCTACTAGGTATCACTTTTCCTGCGCACGCACCATGGATACCTGTTCTCGACATGTGCCACCAGCAGCGGGAGTTTGAaaatgaggctgaagttagtagtAACGTTagcgtaacgaaacattgggagaaaaaatctttattatgaaattttgtagtgactttgaagtggctaagttttgaaaatatcaattactTTTCCCTTAATATAATTTACTGCATTTCAGAGATTCTTAAAATTCCGAAATAACCGGTTTTCCGGAACACGAatcattacaataacgttactaacttcagcctcaagCGTGAAAATCGTCTTTTGTTTCTCCATACGTATGTCAGAAAGGTATCTCGAAATAGTGAAGGATAACAATTCGTATGgcagaaaagttttttctaaAGTTGTCGGATTCGCATAATGCATAATGACACGTTTTAATGTAGAATATGATGTCTTCTTGGTAAACATTcagatagaataaaaaaaaaatattgtaaaggtGACTAATTAACGGCAGGGTTCTGTTATCAAAACGGTAAGTATAAGACCACCTTGTTAAAGGTAGCGTAATCTAAGGTTGATCTAAGGAACAATAACATAtagaaatttccaaattatgACGTGTATAAAACTATTCGCCTAGCTTGTTTGTTTATCGTTCACTGGTGATCTTTTCGGTAACTATATTCAATGTTAACAATTCGTCTTAccaggttgaagttagtaacgttattgtaacgaaacGTTGACAAGAAATCACTGAtctcttatttttacaacaatattgAAGTAACTATAATTGGaaaatatgagtatatttcgttttattacggtttgcTGAACTTCAAATAGTTCCAAAATTCCGTAATAACGGTTTTTCttcagcatgaatcgttacaataacgttactaacttcaacatcATCCTGTCTTCTGATTGCTTTTTCATTCACTGCAAgtttgaaaatccaaaacatAACATTTGAAATGCATCTTATagacgttgttttttttttattattattttgctcACAGGATTCAAAGTGACAATAACGTGGATAACACCTTAGACCTGTTGAAAACGTGGCTAGagacggaggaaaaaaaataccacaagGTTTACTTCACGTATGACGAGAACTCGCGCGGTTTCGAAGGGGAAAAGGGCATCGCCGATTGGAACAATGCAAGATTCAATCACGTGATTAATCTGAGAGAGGAAGCTCTCGCGAATGCGAGAAATATGTGGGCTGATTTCCTTCTGGTAAGTCGTTATACATACTTTTAATATCTAGCGGGagatatatgtacatattttgcGTACCATTTCGTATCGCCTCACTCACTCTCAGAAAGAATTGCgcaaaaatatgtattgaTAACCGTGCGGACACTTCTTCCTCCAGATGATCGACGCTGACGCTTTTTTAACGAATCCAAAAACGCTTTCGGAATTGATATCCAAAGATGAGACGGTCATTGCACCGTTGTTAAAATCGGACGGTATGTACAGTAATTTTTGGGCCGGAATGACCAAGGAGTACTACTACATGCGGACAGACAGATACAAGCCGATATTGTTCAGAGAGGAGATTGGATGCCATACAGTTCCTATGGTACATAGCGCGGTTCTTatcaacttgaaaaaaatcgaaagtgaTTTACTTACGTACAACGCTGATAAGCTCGGTCCGCAACGATACGACGGGCCCAGAGACGACATCATCACGTTCGCTGTTGGCGCTAATATTTCCGgtaagcaaatttttttgtatcattcTTAGAAATTCGAAAGTAAGTGAACATGCTAATTTTTAGGTTTCCATACCTCAAAAAGCAAAAACGGAACCTTATAGGATCACTTCGTTGTCCATCTGTCTGTATGTCCGTCTGTCATGACCTGTTTTCTCAGGAGCGGGTAGAGATagcaaattgaaattaataccaAATACTAAGGTTTACGGTCCCTTGGAGGTGTAACAAATTAAAGCTTCTAAGTCAACGCAATAAAACCTATGGGGTATATACAGAAGCAAGGTCTCACAGCacaaggaatgaaaaaatcccAAAATAGTTGTTTTTTAGTTATATCacatcaaaaaaaataatcaagtttATTCGGAACCCTCAGAGCGCGAGCCCTTCATGCACTTGTAcagttttttgtatttttaaaaaagatttttttttctacaatttcagAATTTATAATTCTGTTTTATTCCAATGATTTTGTGTATGTTTGTTTcttcatttgtttttatttcgagTGTTGACTTTTACTTTGTTGCCATGGGATTTCCAGGAAGAGCTGGAACACACGGGTTTGACGTACCGCAGGGTATTTCATTCTGCATGAATTGGTTTATGGTATTAACCAGCCTTATCCCTGGTTTGTAAGCATTTATTTGTACACACAAAGAAGAGGGTTACCCACATAGTTAAGATTCTATTGTAACAGTGAAAATACGCGCCTGAACAGCTTGATAGTACTACTGCAATTTATGCTTTTGCCTGAAAgtataatttgtattatttacTAAGTagtcaaatatttattactaccGATTCAGATTACGTTGACCGATTTCGCATTTGCATTCGTTTAAACAATCTCAACCATTaatactgatttttttcaggcaTCCCATTGCATATCTGCAATGACCAAGTTTACGGTTTTATTACGGTGCCCCTTGAGAGCCAGGACACGATATCTCAAGACAAGCAGCAGTTGACGAATTTAAAACTGGAAATATTAGGtaagctgaaaattttcagtttcgtCTGTAATATCATTCGAAGCGCAGGTAGCTCGAAAGTAGGGCTCACTCGATCGATACCATCAGAATAGTCATCAGTTTACGTCTGAAAGTTTTGAGACTGTTTACCCTCTTCCAAACTTTTCATTCTAAATATTTCATGAGGGCGGATCATGATAATAGCACAATATAACACAGCTGTATAACAGCCCCGATTCGTGAACGGATACTTACCGATTTTCGTGCAGATTTTGGTGTACCGTATTTGGCCATGTTCCTGACATCCTTCACACTTTTGCCGAAGGTGATTTAGTTCTGTGTTTCAAAAGTcgtaaatcatttttcacctaATTGTTTGAGGCCAGCCTCGCAACAATGGGTATGAGTCGTGCTCTGATTACTGACGAAATGCAATGCTTAATCGTTTAGCCTACCAAGAGCAGCTCCCACTGTCGAAGAACCTCGCTCGCTTCGTTACTTACCCGGTAAAGGACACACTTGGGATGGACAAGATATACATGATTAACCTTCTGCGGAGACCAGAGAGACGTGAGAGGATGCGGCACTGTTTCAAGGAGCTTGGCATCCTTGCCGAAACCATCGACGCGGTCGACGGAaggtgagtaaaacatttcCCGTTTAAAATACGTTTATTTTGCATTTACAGGTACACTCGATGAAAgtaggaaagaaaattatcgaaaaaagaaCAGTATCAGTATGTATTTACCGATTCGGTTGTTatacaatttgagaaaattttaaatgtttcGATATATACAGCtcaacattattatttttcacaattacaTAAATTAGATATAATTGCGTCGTAATAATTTGCAAAagcgaaatatatatatatatatatatattttacacataGTATTGTATTATCATCGTGAACGTTCAGACAGTCAATGTTCATTATCTCGAAGGGCAAATATTTAGTGATTTATTGGTAtggtattgaatttttattattccaatCAATACTCGGCGAACCCTAGCGAAGTTTATAGCACTGCCATACGATTGGCCACAAAATTTATTACGTCATTCGTCGCACCTGACGCCatgttcagaatttttcaaatagttCATTCAGTGTTCTCGAAATGTACTTTGTCCACTGCGTTGTTCAGCGAGcgtcaattaa
This is a stretch of genomic DNA from Neodiprion fabricii isolate iyNeoFabr1 chromosome 2, iyNeoFabr1.1, whole genome shotgun sequence. It encodes these proteins:
- the LOC124174731 gene encoding glycosyltransferase 25 family member; translated protein: MQFYLSRREMKCGSSSSLVAVFTAVWACATGVLTDTRSQKQPTVLIATLVRNKAHTLPYFLTLIENLDYPKDRISLWIQSDNNVDNTLDLLKTWLETEEKKYHKVYFTYDENSRGFEGEKGIADWNNARFNHVINLREEALANARNMWADFLLMIDADAFLTNPKTLSELISKDETVIAPLLKSDGMYSNFWAGMTKEYYYMRTDRYKPILFREEIGCHTVPMVHSAVLINLKKIESDLLTYNADKLGPQRYDGPRDDIITFAVGANISGIPLHICNDQVYGFITVPLESQDTISQDKQQLTNLKLEILAYQEQLPLSKNLARFVTYPVKDTLGMDKIYMINLLRRPERRERMRHCFKELGILAETIDAVDGRTLNESSLKEWGVRMMPEYADPYHKRPMTMGEVGCFLSHYVIWKKVVESGYDRVMVLEDDIRFEPYFRQKVSFITSEVERLKIDWDLVYLGRKRLQDQEEPPVEGSRYLVLAGYSYWTLGYLLSRRGAEKLLEAKPLENMVPVDEYLPILFDKHPRTAWKGHFPERDLIALSAAPLLLYPTHYTGERGYISDTEDSTVITSLPGTKTREEL